Genomic DNA from uncultured Desulfuromusa sp.:
CATCAGCCATCGGGATGGTGTTGCAACGTTCATAACTCTCCCTTGAATCCCATGTGATAGTTATTTTATCTGTAAAGTTAAGGTTAGCAACCTTTGCAACGAATTGGGCGTAGTTTCCGCTAGCTGTTGTTCTTTCGGTTGACCTCCGTTTGCGTCTTTGGTGCCATGACCCGCGGTTGTTGCCGGCGACAGAAGAACCGGCAGCATTTAAAGCTGTTGATCGACAATATGGCGCTCCTATTATCCTTCTTTGACGCCCATTTTATGTAGAATTGTCATCATCGGGCACCAGTTGGTGAAGGCACTTTGAAACAGGTTCAGGCCGACAAAAGCGGTAAAATAAATCCAGTAAGGTGAATGAACTTTAGAGAGCACAACGCTGAGGACAATCACAAGCCCGGCAATTAAACGCAGGTAACGGTTCACAGTCATAGAAAGCTCCTTTGATGATTTTCTGTTTAAATTGATTAATGTCCCACAGTTTTAGATAAGACATTTATGACGACCACTCCGGCTACGATTAACGCCATTCCAACAATTGCGGGAAGATCCGGTGTTTGTTTGTAGAAAATTATACCCGAAATGGTGATTAAAACGATACCCAACCCTGACCAGGTCGCATATGTAATACCAACAGGGATCGTTTTTAAGACCTGTGCCAAAAAGTAAAAGGCCGCTCCGTACCCAATAATAACGATAAGACTCGGAACAACCTTTGTAAACTCTGCAGATGCTTTGAGTGCACTTGTTGCTATGACTTCAGCGACGATTGCAATTGCAAGGTATAAATATGCCATATCATTCTTTCTGAACTCTAAGCAATGCCAGTGTAGCGATATCTTTCGACCGGACTGCTGTGTTGGTCAGGTCTCTTCATTTGGTGTTTTCTGCTATCACCTTGCCTTGAGTGACGAAGGAAATACCCTGACCTGATTTCGCTCCGATCATGACCCCTTCTATAACCGGGGAGTTGATTTTTTTGGCTGCTTTCCATCTGACGATGAAATTTGCTCCAAAACCCCCTGCCTGATCATTCTCTTTTATTGACAGATGGTGTGATGTGAGAGGAGCCAGGGACAACGGTTTTTGGATATATTCTTTCAGGGATTTTCCGTTATTGTCAAAATATTCTGCGGAGAGGATTGTCATTGAATTGTGGATGTCCGTGTTTCTGATACTGAGCATTGCGGCGAGATCAAAAGGCCTTTCTTTGGGGCCGGTAAAAACATTTGAATAAATAGCAACGTAGACTGTTTGACCGGATGATAATTCAATTTCATCAGCAGATGAAAAAACTGAAAAAGAAAATAGGATGCTGAGAATTAACAATAGAACCCGTTTTTTCATAGTTGTATTTCCTGTGAGCTTTTTTATGTCACCGGGGAGGAGATAAAAACTCCTCTAGCATTTCTGTTCGTCCCGACTGTGAAGGGATCCAATCAATCCATTATATAGTATGTCTGTAACTTTTGTGGCAGATATTTAAATTATTCCTCTCTCGTTCTGATCCGTTTAGCTGCCGGTCGTAACCGCTTTGTTGATGATAAAAAAGATGAGGTTGCCGGAGACGACCGGCAACCTCAATGTTTTTGAGTTGGCCCAACTTTGTAACTTGCGGTGGGTTTTATTCCTTCTTATTTCAGTTTGTCGAGGGGAATGTTCATTGCGTTGGCAACCCCTTCGCCATAAGCAGGATCCGCTTTGTAACAATTC
This window encodes:
- a CDS encoding DUF2892 domain-containing protein: MTVNRYLRLIAGLVIVLSVVLSKVHSPYWIYFTAFVGLNLFQSAFTNWCPMMTILHKMGVKEG
- a CDS encoding multidrug efflux SMR transporter, which encodes MAYLYLAIAIVAEVIATSALKASAEFTKVVPSLIVIIGYGAAFYFLAQVLKTIPVGITYATWSGLGIVLITISGIIFYKQTPDLPAIVGMALIVAGVVVINVLSKTVGH
- a CDS encoding DUF3124 domain-containing protein, with the translated sequence MKKRVLLLILSILFSFSVFSSADEIELSSGQTVYVAIYSNVFTGPKERPFDLAAMLSIRNTDIHNSMTILSAEYFDNNGKSLKEYIQKPLSLAPLTSHHLSIKENDQAGGFGANFIVRWKAAKKINSPVIEGVMIGAKSGQGISFVTQGKVIAENTK